TCTGCAGCACACTTCAAGAGGTTTGGGATCTCTTGTTGTCaaagcttgaaagaaaaatacttttctctgaGTTAAAGTCATACAATAAAATGTTTGTCTGACACTATTGCAAAAATCAAAAGGTGATACTGTTACTTGAAGTGCAAGATCtgaggaaataaatgttttttaatcttttgtgtAATGGACGATACAAGGGAAACAAACatagaaattaaatgttataCATGTTTTCCAGTTGGAAAAAAGAGtgtgtgttttgaaatgaaaaagtttGCAAAGCCTTAAAACTTGTTGGGGGGATCCAGACTTTCTTgaatccttttcattttttaaaaagctagttTTAGATTTAGGACTGCCCAATATTTTGGGGTGAGAtgaggagaaaggggaagggagaggctATCAGAACACAGGCCAGAAATGGCAGTGTTGACCAGAAGGATCTTGCTTTAAATAACAAATCCAATAACAAGTACAACTAGCTTTGACTGGAAAAGAATGAATGAAGGTTGTATGAATTCTTATGAGCGAATTGCTTACGCTGGAATAAAAGCCCCCAAATTCAATGCTAGGAGATAGACCTAAAGAAGCTCTTCTGAGGAGACTTAACTAGTTTTCTCTATTTGCCAGTGTTGGCACTTCATGGTGAAAGTTTCCACTATTGCTTTGCACAATCTGATCTTCCAGGTCATCGTGTCAGCTCAACTATTTCTACTATTGTTTGTTGTTTGACAactaaacaaaccaaacaaaacttacttttttttatttttcatgtgcttGCTTGCATATTTTTGCTAgtgtatacatacatgcacaagTACacctttggatttttttcaagctgtttttAATGACTGCACACTCACCTTCTGTACACATCCCCAGAgagattttggttttaataataTTGAATTTTCCCAGTGATACCATTATATGTGTGTTTGCACTAGGTTTAGCTCTTCAAGGTTTCTTCCCTTGTTAATTTCCTTGTCATCTGGTACCTTCTTAGTTCCAGgaatgccttaaaaaaaagaaaaaaggaaggattggggcagctttctgttttacagCCAGTAAAAAGCAAAGACTACTTACTTAGCTATGTGCAAATCAGACTGGTAGGAAGTGTTGCTTTTGTATTTAACTTTAAAGTATATGACATGACTTCTAATACTTAAGTCTTCCGTACATTTAGAGTCCTGGTTCAGGAAGACATTTTAAGTACGCATTGCACCTTGTCCATATTCACCGAGTATGTAAGTGCATGCTTAGACTGGCACGTGTATGCGTGTCCAGCTGCTTCCTACAGGACTCGAAAATAGGTTACCTCTTCCTGTGATTCAGTAGTACTGTTGCCCTTCACTGCTGAACACCCACAGAGCCTGAGAGAACGTTTTTGGTTTAATGCCTCATttgctcctttctgcttttctttttgatgatCATGTCAGTGGCCAATACCAGCGTATGGTAGAAATGGCTGGCATGTGCTGTATAAGGTCAGCATACATCAGAGCTCTTTGTCTTGCCTGACAAAGATAAACAGGGTAGGAAGCGCTTGCTGCAGTAACAACAGCACGAGAGAGGTGAAAGGAACGTGGAATTTCGTCCCTTTGAATGGTGGGGAAGGTGGTCCGCTTTCTCTAGCGCAGGAGGCTGGAGCTCTGAAGCTGTTCATGAAGAACTTGAGGAGCTCTTAGCTCTGGTCAGGAACCGAGGTAGCAGAGATCCCACTGGTGaagtaaaataaggaaaattattcACTCAAAGTGTTGTGACATcataaagagattaaaaaaatgctttctttgcccCTTTTTTAGCCACCTTTAAGTAAGCTATAGAGAGAATTGAAGGCATTATCTTGCTTAAAAGCTGTCTTTTCTTAACTCCATCCTCAAGTTACTTGTGCTTGACTGAACCTCAGTCCAAGCATCCCAATAAGTTAAGAATAGGCTGTTAACCCTAGAGCGATTGTTGTGAATGTTACCTCGggtctgagcagcagcaggtcctTACATTAATTCTTGGTTGGTTTgtcccctctttttcccagatttgtgaaagaaaaaaggccaaCCATTTCTCCCAACTTCAACTTTCTGGGCCAGCTTTTGGACTTTGAGAAAAAGATCAAGAACCAGAGCAGTCAGCCTGGACATATTAGTAAGCTGAAACttctgcatttggaaaaaaaacagcgaGCACATGCTGGCCCCAGAGGGTGGGCAGAGCAGCCTCTCCACTAACCAGCTCTGCATTACCGCTACCTCTGAGATCGTGGAGCAGAAGCCGGCGGACTGCGGCAGCATGCCACGCGGGCACTTGTCCCCTCTGGAAGACGGCCCGTTGGTACAGGGCATAAACGGACTGCACGTCTCCCTAGATAAGGTGGAAGACAGCAACCGGCTGAAGCGCTCCTTTTCCTTGGATATCAAATCTGTGTCCTATTCGGCAAGTAGCAACTGTGTGACTGCATCGGTTCAGGGCTTTGCCTCCTCTGAAGACACCCTGGAATACTACAAGCACGCCACTGCTTTAGAGGGCAGCAGCAAGCTGTGTCAGTTCTCTCCTGTACAGGAGGTCTCGGAGCAGACCCCAGAAACCAGCCCTGACAAAGAGGAAGCAAACCCTCCCAAGAAACCCCAGAACACCTGGCAGATGGATAGCCAGAGCAAACGGCAGCACCTGGGGAGAGCCAGTGGCAGTGCCACCACTCAGCGGTCGCTCCTGTACCCCCTTCACCGGAGCGGGAGCATGGAGGACAACTACCGAACGAACTTCTTGTTTGGTCTCTCCACCAGCCAGCAGCATTTGGCAAAgtctgctgctgggctgggccTCAAAGGCTGGCACTCGGACATCTTGGCTCCTCAGACATCGGCTACATCCCTTACCAACAGCTGGTATTTTGCAACTGAGTCCTCGCATTTCTACTCTGCCTCCGCCATCTACGGGAACAGCGCTGCTTACTCTGCCTACAGCTGCAGTCAGCTGCCCACGGGCTGCGACCAAGCCTGTGCTGTGCGCAGGAGGGCGAAGCAGGGTGATCGAGGTGACTCCAGGCGGAGCTGGCATGAGGAAAGctcttttgaaaagcagtttaAGCGCAGAAGCTGCCAGATGGAGTTTGGGGAGAGCATCATGTCAGACAACAGATCCAGAGAAGAACTGGGGAAAGTAGGCAGTCAGTCGAGCTTCTCGGGCAGCATGGAAATCATTGAAGTGTCCTGAGGCGCAGCAGGCTTCTGTGACTGTAGCGGAGTTGCTTCCTCCTCCGTGCCATTCCCCCAGTGTTTGGAGGTCCCTGTAAATCTGAAAAGAACAAACTTCATAAAAagggggcggggagggaagAAATGCGAGGCTTCAGGGTGAACGCAGTGGCTAGATTAATATGGCAAAGAAATGACAAGTGAGCATCTGCCTGAGGAGACCAAGTGTGCTGCTgggtttttctcctcccctttcctGGAAAAGGGCAGAACATTTCAAAGATCTTTCCCTGCCAGAGGAAGCGATTATATGCAATGGACTGCACAtcctttcagtggtttttaaaaaggaagctCTCTTGGTATCAAACCCTTTTCTCTGGTTCCACTGAAACATGCTCCTACCCATCAAAGCTAGTTTTGTTCTCCCCTCCTCATACCCCACATCTTCACCAGTGCACCTTAGCCCTGACACTGAGCCAACCTCTGGAGGGAGACCTTTGTCCCGTACGAAAGGAGACCGGGAGCGGTTCCAAAGGACATAGGGACTGGTTACAGCAAGGCTGGTCTGAACGCAGAGTTCAGACAAATGTAAATACTGGTGTAACTATTGTTCTAATGGATAGGCTTTAGGTGATTCTCTagagagctgcttcagagaaaaaaaaaaacaaaacagtacctcaaaaatataaaaaataaactaggGCTTTATGGCTGCCAGATGCTGGTAGTCAGTTCACAAGCAATGTGAACAAGTAACAACTAGCcacatttgattttattttttttaaagctgtctaCGCACAAGTGTTTCAGTTGGCTCAGCAgcaattcttaaaaaaaacgAATGAACCATACTTATGACTGTTTCCCCCAGTCTTTTGAAACATAAAATAAgcagtatttgtatttttgataTTAAGCTGGCTTCTGGGAGAGGGGTAGCTGCTTTAGCTTCTAAGCTGTAACGGTCTGATTAATACTTAGGGTTACGTGCAAGAGAAGGTGGCTGGTACAATACCACAACATCCTTTTCTTACCAATTGACAATTCAATAGATGGCtcttgaaggcttttttttttgttttttaaagctaaaactGAGTTGGGATGGGCTTTTGTCCTTAACTGAGCAGTGCCATTAAGGAACTGCTCTTCATATATGGTTCCAGTCACGTGTGGGGTGGGGGCAATTCAGGTGGTTGCGTTTTTCCATCCCAACATCCTCACTCAAACCGTGGGGATCCAAAGGTAGAAGCTTCTCATGAGGTTTGCTGACCTCATTTGAGAAACAGAGCTCTGGCTGGCTGtccaaggaaaacagaaggggACCTCCAGTGTCCCCTCTCATAGTGGGGGTGTGAAAGAAAGGGGGTTTGAGGAGAGACAGCTTTAATGGGAAGCCTGCTCACCTCCCATACTTGCAGCTCCAAAGGGACTTGATCCTGGCTGTTGTCCTCTGTCCCAGTGTAGGGTCTTGGTTTCCCAGCATGCTGATGTGTGATTTGGCTGCGGATGCTTctagctgtgctgctgctggccggTACTGCATCCTCACCCTCACACCCCGGGGACCACGCCAGCTCAAGGAGGTGTCgcttccctgctgccagcaggccGTTTCATGGGAGATTATGCACAGCCCTTCTCATGTTGTTTTTGACAGCGAACCAGCTGCTTCCCCCTCCAGCTCGCCACTCGTGCCGTACCGCGGCTGCCACTCCGCAAATTGCTTTATGTGCGGGCGTTGCTGCAAGAGGTTTGCGGTCAGCAAGGGGTGGTACCAGAGGCACAGCGTAATGCTTCGTCCTTCCTGCTCCGATGGGAGCTGCGCACGTGTTACCTCCGTCTTCCCCAGGATCCCCCCAGAACATGTGTATCATTGGGGAGGAAGTATATTGTTTTGTCCCATTTCAGTGCAGGCAGCTGAAAATTGTAAATCATGTGTAACAAATACTTATCCCTGGccaacagctttaaaaaaaaaattgtcatcgGCAAACTGAAGCCCTAATTCAAGTCAGCAGCTTgggttattttattattttttttttttactgtaagttTAGCTAGTTTGTGACTCAAATCTCAGGTTTTACTATATTGAAAAGTGGAGAAGATTTTGTCATTGTGTTGTTTTTGTGGCTAGGATGTGACTTTAATTTCCTACAGCGGACTGTTGAAAATAGCACTGAAAGCTACAGCATTGATTAACTTGATCCTAAAAAGTgcaaaaggcagagagagaggcagcACCAGGAGTAACTGAACCCAGAGGCCGTGTTCGTGCTGTGTGTACAAGACGCTGGAAGAAGGGATAGTCTGGGCAAGGGGTAGTTTGACAGCACACAGGAAAACATGTCAGGTCTGGGCTCTTCATTAAACATACTGCCACTTGGCTCTGTTTACGTATCAAGTGAAAGCAATTACATTACAACTATTTTCAGCATATATAcacactctgtgtgtgtatatatatgtatgtaaacaATTTAGCAGTGCTCCTCTCAGCCAGATTTCAGTAAAAGCCTGTCTTTGATTTAAATCATTTAATGGGGGTTGACACAGCTCAGTCCCTAGAGGCAGAAACAGAATCTTCCTGTCTTTTGTGCTCCTTCACGTGTGtgttctccccttctctctatacatacaaatatgtacGTTTGGATTTCGTTTGGTTAATTGCCTTCTGAGGAACTGAAATCTGGACTTCTGGCTCCTCATGATTTCCAATACACTATAGTCACTGAATGCATCAAAGCTGTAGGCTCAGTATTTTTAGGGGACGGGTTCCTGTAGGAGGAAGCCTCAACCCCCTGTCCTGCGCAGGGTGGTGCCCTGTCTCCTGTCTGAACTAGTGTCCTGTACCTGAACAATGCTGGAAATGGTTTTTTTAGAAGTTTGGAAAGCAAAGAGTGGAGGATGCGAGGGGGGGGAAATGTGTACATGTTCAATATGAATATAATGTTCTTTGGTGTATGGCAAGCTGTTTAAATGGTTCAGAGAGATGCGAGTTTCTCATCTTGTTGTGTCATGAGCATTACCTGTATGTTATGATGAAATAAAGTCAGAAATGGTACCTGTTTATACAGAACGGCTGAGGAAGGAGCCTGTGTGCCTCTGGCTGTGGAGTGTGCATTACCTGCCTGCAGTAGGACCtggtccccagcacccaggacTAGCAGGGGTCTCGTCCTTATCCTGTCTCTCCTTAATGCCTGTTAATGAATGACACAGACCGGGTCACTTTGGACCGCTCGTTGCAAGCGGCGGTGATTTTACAGCACTGGTAACAGTTTCGGCCTCTTACCCATTCCTGTTTACTCCACCTCTTCTGCTCCCTTGAAGAGCAGCAGCGGCGCTTCTCTGCATTAACATCTTACAACGTCTAATACTGTTGTGAGTAAACCGTTCCCAAGGCAGCTGTGCTGGTCTTTCTGAAGCAAGTCTTTCAAACTGATTAAGTTACCTAGGATGAACCCcatgttttcttcttgcctCCCATACTTCTTATTTGaagaataatttaataaattttttcAATACTTGTTTTGACTGATTCTGCCAGTCCTGAAGCATTCAGAGCGACTTACTTCTGATTGCTAAGGCAGGGCTATGCCCCTCATTGCTCCTTCAGAGCACAGCTTCTTCAAATGGagcatatattaaaaataaatcctgcagTAGCATATGGCTGCTAAGGTTATATCCTTAGGTGGCAAAGCTCACACCTATAGGTTTGTGTAACAGCATCTTCAAACTTAGGTCCTGTAgtagaagcatttttttaaactgtagttTTAACCTATAATCCTGGAAAGGGAAATGCAGCATCTTTGGCCTCTCTGGAAGAGACCGTACCATCAGCCACAGCACAAGTAACAATCTGCGTGGGCTTCTATGCTTGCTTCTGCAACCAAGATGTACCACCTCATACACAGAaagcttgcatccattgcacAGTAAAACAAGAACCATGCACAATACTAGACCTAAATGGCATCAGCTTGTGAAGTTCACCTGACAATCTTCTCAGATTTACCTGCTGTAGCTTCCCTCACCTCACTCCGAAGTCCATTTCTGATCTCAGGAAGTCAGACTAGCTCTCATACAAactccttcttcccttcaggTCTGGTTTTTGAAGCATGCACTTCAGCTTTCACCACTCCTTCTCTTGCCTTCTTTGCAGGACTTACTCTGCTCTtgttcctccatccctccactCTTGCCCCTGCCAGCAGACAGCTCTGTGAAGAGACAGTTTAACTCCATCTCCTGTCAAAACCTGAGAGGCAACTGAAACGTGTCTCACACATCatcaacatttaattttcatttaattgacTGGCATTACTGGGAAGGGGTCCCCGAGGTCACCAGGCTCTTGATGTAACCATCACTGTTACATTCCTGGAGTGAAGTGGACTGAAAACAGGGCAAACCTCCCCCCAGCATGCATCAGGCAGCCCTACTTCTttttgggggggctgggggaggggggagagatgGGAGAAAGAGAGTAGAAATGTGATAATAATGTGAGCTGCTCATTTTGGTAACTACACACTCATACCCTAGCTGCTCCTTACACTTTAATTCACAGCACAaggtttaaattaatttctaccAGAAAGCGGTGGTATCAAAAGCCCAGAACAAGGACCTGGAGGTTCTCCTGGGGACAGCACTGGAGTCCTAATAAGACTGCTACTGCcccttttaaaatctgaaattagtGAGATTCAGCCAAACTCACCTGCCTCAACATTTTAATTGGCTAGCCACACCTTGACTAAACACCTAGCTAGCCTGTATTTGTTCTTCAAGTTTCTGAGATAACTAGAGTTATTCTAGTACTTTTAGACATTATAGCTTTATAATACAATACCACTATTATATTATACACTCAAAACCACAATTGGGAATTCAGGTGGAAGAACAGTGTTCATAATACATCATCAGCTTAGCCTGGCAACAGTCCTCTCCCTTTGAACCATGCCTACAGAGAACTTCTTGGCCCTCAGGCCCAAAGGGTTGCTCTGAGGCAAAAACTGAAGTGTTTCTGCTGTGAACCCTTCGACTAATTCTGCGCTTCGAGGATATTAATGAGAGCCACtataaacagaaaaggaaagggagctATTTCTAGCCTTCTGCAACACCCACCCctctgggaaggggctgctttCCTAGCATATAACATGGTGTAAAACAGACATGTAGGGAATTGCCATTACTCACTTCGAGGCGTggatttcagctgctgtttaCAGGGACCCTCACCAAGCTCCACTGCTATACAAAGCCAAAGTGTGATATCCTACAGGCAACGATGAGGCTGGGGCATcagatcactttaaaaaaacaaataaacaaacaaaaaaaaccccaacaaaacaaaaaccctacgaatttgtctctctttttgttCAGCACCCCCTGTGCAGTAGGTGAGAATCCGTCACCGCTTTGCTTTCCCAATGCCAGAAGAGCGTTCTGCTGCAGGTACATTCACTTACTCTCCTCTAAACCACTGATAGTTCTAAGTTTATTAGAATAACCGGTTTCCTGCAGGAAACAGCTCCATCTCAAGATGTTTTCAGAGCTGGGCTTCCCTAAGGTCAACAAGTTCCCCAGAGATGCTGATGGCACCAGAGCAGGCTCCTGCCACCTCCTGTGGGAGGAAGTGCGCACAATGGTCGTAAGGTGCTTTGCAGATGACAGGACTGTTAATGCCTGTCCACAATCGGCTCCCCAGAACTGGGGCAGGGAGGCCCTTTTGCTGGGATACAGTTGTAAGCTACACTGGGAAGTTATCTCAAATCCATCTGTGTAGCAAGTAGCTGTTCACATACCCAGCTAGGAGTCACGTTTTGACAAAATCTACAGCCATCCTCATTTATTTCTGGTTGTGCTGCTGTCCTACGGTAGGCCATCGTATCTCATTACCATCACAGCTTCCCTATGAGGTCAGTCCTCCCTCTCCATCTATTAAATGTAAAgcttaaaatgacaaaaagggTTATTTTAGGCAGCTGACTAAAAATTGCCCTTTGaatgctcctctcctctcccacacaCCTTAGGATTAGCTCTGTAAGGCTGTAGGTGCATTGCACACACCCATCCGCACCTCAGACCTACCCTGGCTTCGGGGACCACTGGGTGGGCTATTCTCCTGTCTGTGTCACCTTGCTGTGGATCAGGCTGCCCCGGTGCAGGCTCACATTATGAAGAAGTTAAAACCTACCTATGGCAGCTGAAAGCAAGCCAACCACCCCCAGAGAAGTACCGCAGACCAGCTGGAAAGAGGCTGAACTTTGGCTACAAGTGCAAACTGACCCATTCAGTGATGTGTGAAGAACTGGTGAGAGGAGatgagcagcaggcagggcaggggccaCCCTGAGAGCCAGCCTGCCCAAGGATGCCCATCTCTAGTTCTTTCTGCAATCTGGCAAAGAACTGATGTAAAGCATCTGTCAGGACATGGTCTCTCTTTGACAGGCAGATAagcatggggggaaaaaaaagaaatgagaaatacttTGCTGCTCATGTTTAGTCTCCCCGCTGAATCTTAGGAAAGGCATTGGGAGCACACAAGGTGCAAGTTCCCTAACAAAACAGGCAGAGAGTGTCTCGCACCACGAGTGCTTTGCACAGGGAAGCTACAGTCTTATGCAAGTGTCTGAGTCCATCCACCCCAGACCCTCTTCTTTACCTCCAAGAGGCcaccagcacagaaaaagcagggTACATCAGTGCCAACCAGAACTGGGACAGCACCTAGAAAAcccaacatttattttcattctgggACACGTTTCCTTACAGTCCCGGGGCAaaggcagccccagggcagccaAAACCGGCTGCCCTGGCACGAAGGTGGGTTCTGTGTACAAAGCAGTAAAGCCAAGATACGACCTCCCACGCCAAAGTGCGTGTGCTGTCCACAGCCATCGCAGCAAGAAGTGGTGTGCTGTAAATGAAGAATAAGCCAGGCAATCAGAGAAACACCACACTGGGAAAAGAGCAATACCAA
Above is a genomic segment from Nyctibius grandis isolate bNycGra1 chromosome 5, bNycGra1.pri, whole genome shotgun sequence containing:
- the DUSP16 gene encoding LOW QUALITY PROTEIN: dual specificity protein phosphatase 16 (The sequence of the model RefSeq protein was modified relative to this genomic sequence to represent the inferred CDS: inserted 2 bases in 1 codon), which translates into the protein MADEMIRTQLIVAEKLVALLESGTEKLLLIDSRPFVEYNTSHILDAININCSKLMKRRLQQDKVLITELIQHSAKHKIEIDCKQEVVVYDQGSKDVTSLSSDCFLTVLLGKLEKNFSSVYLLSGGFAEFSSSFPGLCEGKSTLVPTCISQPCLPVSNIGPTRILPYLYLGCQRDVLNKELMQQNDIGYVLNASNTCPKPDFIPESHFLRVPVNDSFCEKILPWLDKSVDFIEKAKASNGRVLVHCLAGISRSATIAIAYIMKRMDMSLDEAYRFVKEKRPTISPNFNFLGQLLDFEKKIKNQSSQPGHISKLKLLHLEKXNSEHMLAPEGGQSSLSTNQLCITATSEIVEQKPADCGSMPRGHLSPLEDGPLVQGINGLHVSLDKVEDSNRLKRSFSLDIKSVSYSASSNCVTASVQGFASSEDTLEYYKHATALEGSSKLCQFSPVQEVSEQTPETSPDKEEANPPKKPQNTWQMDSQSKRQHLGRASGSATTQRSLLYPLHRSGSMEDNYRTNFLFGLSTSQQHLAKSAAGLGLKGWHSDILAPQTSATSLTNSWYFATESSHFYSASAIYGNSAAYSAYSCSQLPTGCDQACAVRRRAKQGDRGDSRRSWHEESSFEKQFKRRSCQMEFGESIMSDNRSREELGKVGSQSSFSGSMEIIEVS